From a single Scomber japonicus isolate fScoJap1 chromosome 12, fScoJap1.pri, whole genome shotgun sequence genomic region:
- the LOC128368756 gene encoding F-box-like/WD repeat-containing protein TBL1XR1 isoform X1 yields MSISSDEVNFLVYRYLQESGFSHSAFTFGIESHISQSNINGALVPPAALISIIQKGLQYVEAEVSINEDGTLFDGRPIESLSLIDAVMPDVVQTRQQAYRDKLAQQQQQQQAAAGSGSGTGPQGNTKNGEGAANGEENGSHALANHHSEMMEVDRDVEIPQSKAVVLRGHESEVFICAWNPVNDLLASGSGDSTARIWNLSENSTGGSTQLVLRHCIREGGQDVPSNKDVTSLDWNSEGTLLATGSYDGFARIWTKDGNLASTLGQHKGPIFALKWNKKGNFILSAGVDKTTIIWDAHTGEAKQQFPFHSAPALDVDWQSNNTFASCSTDMCIHVCKLGQDRPVKTFQGHTNEVNAIKWDPTGSLLASCSDDMTLKIWSMKQDSCVHDLQAHSKEIYTIKWSPTGPGTNNPSANLMLASASFDSTVRLWDVERGVCIHTLTRHQEPVYSVAFSPDGRHLASGSFDKCVHIWNTQTGALVHSYRGTGGIFEVCWNATGDKVGASASDGSVCVLDLRK; encoded by the exons ATGAGCATAAGCAGTGATGAGGTCAATTTCCTGGTTTACAGATACCTGCAAGAGTCAG GCTTCTCCCACTCAGCGTTCACCTTTGGCATAGAGAGCCACATCAGCCAGTCCAACATCAATGGAGCCCTGGTGCCCCCTGCTGCCCTCATCTCCATCATCCAGAAGGGCCTGCAGTATGTGGAGGCTGAAGTCAGCATCAATGAG GATGGGACCTTATTTGACGGGCGGCCCATCGAGTCGCTGTCTCTGATCGACGCTGTGATGCCAGATGTGGTCCAGACCAGGCAGCAGGCCTACAGGGACAAGCTGgcccaacagcagcagcagcagcaggcggcAGCAGGCAGCGGCAGCGGCACAGGGCCCCAGGGAAACACCAAGAATGGAGAGGGCGCCGCCAACGGGGAGGAAAACGGATCCCACGCTTTAGCCA ATCACCATTCAGAGATGATGGAAGTGGACCGCGACGTGGAGATCCCCCAAAGCAAAGCTGTGGTGCTGAGGGGGCACGAATCCGAAGTTTTTATCTGTGCCTGGAACCCAGTGAACGATCTCCTCGCCTCTGG GTCCGGGGACTCGACAGCACGGATCTGGAACCTGAGCGAGAACAGCACAGGCGGATCCACCCAGCTGGTTCTGAGGCACTGCATACGGGAAGGGGGCCAGGACGTACCCAGCAACAAAGACGTCACCTCACTAGACtggaat AGTGAGGGTACGTTGCTAGCGACAGGCTCGTATGATGGCTTTGCTAGAATATGGACAAAAGACG GTAACCTGGCCAGTACTCTGGGCCAGCACAAAGGTCCTATATTTGCACTCAAGTGGAATAAGAAAGGAAACTTCATACTCAGTGCTGGTGTAGACAAG ACCACAATTATCTGGGACGCTCACACGGGAGAGGCAAAGCAACAATTTCCTTTCCACTCGG CACCTGCTCTGGATGTAGACTGGCAGAGCAACAACACGTTTGCCTCCTGCAGCACAGACATGTGCATCCATGTGTGTAAGCTGGGTCAGGACAGACCTGTCAAGACCTTCCAGGGACACACG AATGAGGTGAACGCTATCAAGTGGGATCCCACTGGCAGCTTGCTGGCCTCCTGCTCTGATGACATGACACTGAAG ATCTGGAGTATGAAGCAGGACTCGTGTGTCCATGACCTCCAGGCCCACAGTAAAGAAATCTACACCATAAAGTGGAGCCCCACCGGCCCCGGGACCAACAACCCCAGCGCCAACCTCATGCTGGCCAG TGCATCATTTGACTCAACGGTGCGCCTGTGGGACGTGGAGCGCGGGGTGTGTATCCACACACTGACCCGCCACCAGGAGCCCGTCTACAGCGTAGCCTTTAGCCCTGATGGCAGACACCTCGCCAGCGGCTCCTTCGATAAATGTGTCCACATCTGGAACACTCAG actgGTGCTTTAGTCCACAGCTACCGAGGGACAGGAGGGATCTTCGAGGTGTGCTGGAACGCCACAGGGGACAAAGTAGGAGCCAGCGCATCAGATGGATCT GTTTGTGTATTAGACCTGAGGAAATGA
- the LOC128368756 gene encoding F-box-like/WD repeat-containing protein TBL1XR1 isoform X2, whose protein sequence is MSISSDEVNFLVYRYLQESGFSHSAFTFGIESHISQSNINGALVPPAALISIIQKGLQYVEAEVSINEDGTLFDGRPIESLSLIDAVMPDVVQTRQQAYRDKLAQQQQQQQAAAGSGSGTGPQGNTKNGEGAANGEENGSHALANHHSEMMEVDRDVEIPQSKAVVLRGHESEVFICAWNPVNDLLASGSGDSTARIWNLSENSTGGSTQLVLRHCIREGGQDVPSNKDVTSLDWNSEGTLLATGSYDGFARIWTKDGNLASTLGQHKGPIFALKWNKKGNFILSAGVDKTTIIWDAHTGEAKQQFPFHSAPALDVDWQSNNTFASCSTDMCIHVCKLGQDRPVKTFQGHTNEVNAIKWDPTGSLLASCSDDMTLKIWSMKQDSCVHDLQAHSKEIYTIKWSPTGPGTNNPSANLMLAR, encoded by the exons ATGAGCATAAGCAGTGATGAGGTCAATTTCCTGGTTTACAGATACCTGCAAGAGTCAG GCTTCTCCCACTCAGCGTTCACCTTTGGCATAGAGAGCCACATCAGCCAGTCCAACATCAATGGAGCCCTGGTGCCCCCTGCTGCCCTCATCTCCATCATCCAGAAGGGCCTGCAGTATGTGGAGGCTGAAGTCAGCATCAATGAG GATGGGACCTTATTTGACGGGCGGCCCATCGAGTCGCTGTCTCTGATCGACGCTGTGATGCCAGATGTGGTCCAGACCAGGCAGCAGGCCTACAGGGACAAGCTGgcccaacagcagcagcagcagcaggcggcAGCAGGCAGCGGCAGCGGCACAGGGCCCCAGGGAAACACCAAGAATGGAGAGGGCGCCGCCAACGGGGAGGAAAACGGATCCCACGCTTTAGCCA ATCACCATTCAGAGATGATGGAAGTGGACCGCGACGTGGAGATCCCCCAAAGCAAAGCTGTGGTGCTGAGGGGGCACGAATCCGAAGTTTTTATCTGTGCCTGGAACCCAGTGAACGATCTCCTCGCCTCTGG GTCCGGGGACTCGACAGCACGGATCTGGAACCTGAGCGAGAACAGCACAGGCGGATCCACCCAGCTGGTTCTGAGGCACTGCATACGGGAAGGGGGCCAGGACGTACCCAGCAACAAAGACGTCACCTCACTAGACtggaat AGTGAGGGTACGTTGCTAGCGACAGGCTCGTATGATGGCTTTGCTAGAATATGGACAAAAGACG GTAACCTGGCCAGTACTCTGGGCCAGCACAAAGGTCCTATATTTGCACTCAAGTGGAATAAGAAAGGAAACTTCATACTCAGTGCTGGTGTAGACAAG ACCACAATTATCTGGGACGCTCACACGGGAGAGGCAAAGCAACAATTTCCTTTCCACTCGG CACCTGCTCTGGATGTAGACTGGCAGAGCAACAACACGTTTGCCTCCTGCAGCACAGACATGTGCATCCATGTGTGTAAGCTGGGTCAGGACAGACCTGTCAAGACCTTCCAGGGACACACG AATGAGGTGAACGCTATCAAGTGGGATCCCACTGGCAGCTTGCTGGCCTCCTGCTCTGATGACATGACACTGAAG ATCTGGAGTATGAAGCAGGACTCGTGTGTCCATGACCTCCAGGCCCACAGTAAAGAAATCTACACCATAAAGTGGAGCCCCACCGGCCCCGGGACCAACAACCCCAGCGCCAACCTCATGCTGGCCAGGTGA